From Haloglomus litoreum, the proteins below share one genomic window:
- a CDS encoding AAA family ATPase produces the protein MDIDDAAAQCEAVLGEVTGTVIGERSFFETVLTGVLADGHVLLEDVPGTGKTLTARTLATALGLEFNRIQFTPDLLPSDITGTHVYNEHEGEFEFSEGPVFANVVLADEINRAPPKTQAALLEAMEEGQVSVDGDTRDLPEPFFVIATQNPVEQEGTFRLPEAQVDRFTVKTSMGYPDRDGELELIDRRAGRTTQAPSADGVTDRETVIELQAVPETVETHDDIREYVVDLGRETRQDSRVEVGVSPRGVQRLFEAARARAVLEGRSFVAPDDVRNVVYPVLTHRLVLTGEAQVRDIEKRTVVTDVLDRVPVPAMDDL, from the coding sequence ATGGATATCGACGACGCGGCTGCGCAGTGCGAGGCTGTGCTGGGGGAGGTGACGGGAACGGTCATCGGGGAGCGGTCGTTCTTCGAGACCGTGCTGACGGGGGTTCTCGCCGACGGACACGTGCTGCTGGAGGACGTGCCGGGGACGGGGAAGACGCTGACCGCGCGGACGCTGGCGACCGCGCTCGGGCTGGAGTTCAACCGCATCCAGTTCACGCCGGACCTGCTCCCGTCCGACATCACGGGCACGCACGTCTACAACGAGCACGAGGGGGAGTTCGAGTTCTCCGAGGGGCCCGTGTTCGCGAACGTGGTGCTGGCCGACGAGATCAACCGGGCACCGCCGAAGACCCAGGCCGCGCTGCTGGAGGCGATGGAGGAGGGCCAGGTGTCGGTCGACGGCGACACCCGGGACCTGCCCGAGCCGTTCTTCGTCATCGCGACGCAGAACCCCGTCGAACAGGAGGGGACCTTCCGGCTGCCGGAGGCGCAGGTCGACCGGTTCACGGTCAAGACCTCGATGGGCTACCCCGACCGCGACGGCGAACTGGAGCTCATCGACCGGCGCGCGGGCCGGACGACCCAGGCCCCCAGCGCCGACGGTGTCACCGACCGGGAGACCGTCATCGAGCTGCAGGCCGTGCCCGAGACGGTCGAGACCCACGACGACATCCGGGAGTACGTCGTCGACCTGGGCCGCGAGACCCGCCAGGACAGCCGGGTCGAGGTGGGCGTCTCGCCGCGTGGCGTCCAGCGCCTGTTCGAGGCGGCGCGGGCACGAGCCGTGCTTGAGGGTCGCTCGTTCGTCGCGCCCGACGACGTCCGCAACGTCGTCTACCCGGTGCTGACCCACCGGCTCGTCCTCACGGGGGAGGCTCAGGTCCGGGATATCGAGAAACGGACGGTCGTCACGGACGTCCTCGACCGGGTGCCCGTGCCCGCGATGGACGACCTCTGA
- a CDS encoding DUF7519 family protein, with amino-acid sequence MSTSPLAETEPPTRRERLRARLGDARRRLGRVRAASVGSGAVALVVALVVGRLVLGLGAAVQALLTGAAFAAAVYALASDRPPVQALGAALLLPAGLLELATLGLPAAAAAGSAASGLAVLATVLAVGAVGFVAALSGSDVPDDGQLSRANSRAASALTGPAVLLGVLLVPNLGLASQVTGLVGEFARTAFGHLLASPPDLAPFVFPVLLAATAILLRRALRAVPLDVLVASERREAVVTRLATVERAAGVTIGTSLVLLVGFLAATAAGGSFDLDGLRAGLPEGLAGPTVTLVTATALRALLLLVAAVSLLVATAIRLFGFARRASPQSVAQRLAPALGGMLAAGVIAALLTTSGVAGSLQERLAAVVGPGLFGLVSGFSPFALGVAVAGLALVVAGAALRTLGFVVLLLGTRRAVGPALAGLATFLLAAVALLVGAGGLAFGAAALAIVAWDLGEYGRGLGEELVADAPTTRAEVTHAVGSLGVGLVAVAAALAVGALLAGAAALPSSVGLLALVLATGASVLLLTAL; translated from the coding sequence GTGAGCACCTCACCGCTCGCCGAGACGGAGCCGCCGACGCGCCGCGAGCGACTCCGCGCGCGACTCGGCGACGCCCGCCGACGGCTCGGTCGGGTTCGGGCCGCCTCCGTCGGGAGCGGCGCCGTCGCGCTGGTGGTGGCGCTGGTCGTCGGGCGCCTCGTCCTCGGTCTCGGGGCGGCCGTCCAGGCGCTGCTGACGGGGGCCGCCTTCGCCGCGGCCGTCTACGCACTCGCCAGCGACCGCCCGCCGGTGCAGGCGCTCGGGGCGGCGCTCCTGCTCCCTGCGGGGCTGCTGGAACTGGCGACGCTCGGGCTGCCGGCGGCCGCGGCCGCCGGCAGCGCCGCGAGCGGGCTGGCGGTGCTCGCGACCGTCCTGGCGGTGGGCGCCGTCGGGTTCGTCGCGGCGCTCTCCGGGTCGGACGTGCCGGACGACGGCCAGTTGAGCCGGGCGAACTCCCGTGCCGCCAGCGCGCTCACCGGGCCGGCCGTCCTCCTCGGGGTCCTGCTCGTGCCGAACCTCGGCCTGGCGAGCCAGGTGACCGGCCTCGTCGGCGAGTTCGCGAGAACCGCGTTCGGCCACCTGCTCGCCTCCCCGCCGGACCTCGCCCCGTTCGTCTTCCCCGTCCTGCTGGCGGCGACCGCGATACTCCTCCGGCGGGCGCTCCGGGCGGTGCCGCTCGACGTGCTGGTCGCGTCGGAGCGCCGCGAGGCGGTCGTGACCCGGCTCGCGACGGTCGAGCGCGCCGCGGGTGTCACCATCGGCACGAGCCTCGTCCTGCTGGTCGGGTTCCTCGCAGCCACCGCCGCTGGGGGCTCGTTCGACCTCGACGGACTGCGTGCGGGGCTCCCCGAGGGCCTCGCCGGCCCGACCGTGACGCTCGTCACGGCGACGGCGCTCCGGGCGCTCCTCCTGCTCGTGGCCGCCGTGTCGCTGCTCGTGGCGACCGCCATCCGGCTGTTCGGGTTCGCCCGCCGGGCCAGCCCGCAGTCGGTCGCCCAGCGCCTGGCCCCCGCGCTCGGCGGGATGCTCGCGGCCGGCGTCATCGCCGCGCTGCTCACCACGTCCGGCGTCGCCGGGTCGCTCCAGGAGCGGCTCGCCGCAGTCGTCGGGCCGGGCCTGTTCGGCCTCGTCTCCGGGTTCAGCCCGTTCGCCCTGGGTGTCGCCGTCGCCGGCCTCGCGCTGGTCGTGGCCGGCGCCGCGCTCCGGACGCTCGGGTTCGTCGTCCTCCTCCTCGGGACGCGCCGCGCGGTCGGCCCGGCGCTCGCGGGACTGGCGACCTTCCTGCTCGCCGCGGTCGCGCTGCTGGTCGGGGCCGGGGGGCTCGCGTTCGGCGCCGCCGCGCTCGCCATCGTCGCGTGGGACCTCGGCGAGTACGGCCGCGGCCTCGGCGAGGAACTCGTCGCCGACGCGCCGACCACCCGCGCGGAGGTGACCCACGCGGTCGGGAGCCTCGGCGTGGGCCTCGTCGCCGTCGCCGCCGCCCTGGCGGTCGGCGCACTGCTGGCGGGGGCCGCCGCGCTCCCGTCCTCGGTCGGCCTGCTCGCGCTCGTCCTCGCGACGGGCGCGTCGGTGCTGCTGCTCACCGCGCTGTGA
- a CDS encoding DUF58 domain-containing protein: MSTGRLRPGLLAALGAGVLGLLTGEPLFLFLGLVPLAYGVFGYLSGAPEPTVSVERAVSDTDPRPGDDVTVTLTVENTGERPLADLRVADDPPAGVPVEGATQLATALRPGESVSLEYELSLPRGTFEFGSPVVRTRSLAGAVAGEHDLDAAGTGAVTCQTLLDAVPLQDHTIQYVGRTPTESGGSGVEFYATRDYQPGDPVGRIDWRRYARTGELTTVDLREERAMTVVFLVDDRPGAQRTVPGYGPDSLDLSVYAVSRALPALLDENHRVGVSVLSALGDGTGGYVAPGGGEAVRTASEAALRDAGDGPASDQSTDDRPTGAGDAARPDGGSTESSAGEATGTEVGRRLAERLPPRTQVVCCTPLTDDLATGLADALVHRGHALTVLSPDMRSAVADGERPSVGRRLAAVRRETRRRRLTRREVPVVDWSLDAPLAMALADVFGSWGRSL; encoded by the coding sequence ATGAGCACCGGTCGCCTCCGCCCGGGACTGCTGGCGGCGCTCGGCGCGGGCGTCCTCGGGCTCCTCACCGGGGAGCCGCTGTTCCTGTTCCTCGGGCTCGTCCCGCTCGCGTACGGCGTCTTCGGCTACCTGAGCGGCGCACCCGAGCCGACCGTCTCGGTCGAGCGCGCGGTGAGCGACACGGACCCGCGGCCGGGCGACGACGTGACGGTCACGCTGACCGTCGAGAACACGGGCGAGCGGCCACTCGCCGACCTCCGGGTGGCCGACGACCCGCCCGCCGGGGTACCGGTCGAGGGAGCGACGCAGCTCGCGACGGCACTCCGCCCGGGCGAGTCCGTCTCCCTGGAGTACGAGCTGAGCCTCCCCCGTGGCACGTTCGAGTTCGGCTCGCCGGTCGTCCGTACCCGGAGCCTCGCGGGCGCCGTCGCCGGCGAGCACGACCTCGATGCCGCGGGGACGGGGGCGGTCACCTGCCAGACGCTGCTGGACGCGGTCCCGCTGCAGGACCACACCATCCAGTACGTCGGGCGCACCCCCACCGAGTCGGGCGGCAGCGGCGTGGAGTTCTACGCCACCCGCGACTACCAGCCCGGCGACCCCGTGGGTCGCATCGACTGGCGCCGCTACGCCCGGACCGGTGAGCTGACGACGGTCGACCTCCGCGAGGAGCGCGCGATGACCGTCGTCTTCCTCGTCGACGACCGGCCGGGCGCCCAGCGGACGGTCCCGGGCTACGGGCCGGACTCGCTCGACCTGTCGGTATACGCCGTCTCGCGGGCGCTCCCGGCGCTGCTGGACGAGAACCACCGCGTCGGGGTGAGCGTCCTCTCCGCCCTCGGCGACGGGACCGGGGGCTACGTCGCTCCGGGCGGCGGCGAGGCCGTCCGCACCGCGAGCGAGGCGGCGCTCCGGGACGCCGGCGACGGCCCCGCCAGCGACCAATCGACCGACGATAGACCGACCGGCGCTGGCGACGCGGCGCGCCCGGACGGTGGCAGCACGGAATCCAGCGCGGGCGAGGCGACCGGGACCGAGGTCGGTCGCCGGCTCGCCGAGCGGCTCCCACCCCGGACGCAGGTGGTCTGCTGTACGCCGCTGACCGACGACCTCGCGACCGGGCTGGCCGACGCGCTGGTCCACCGCGGCCACGCGCTGACGGTGCTCTCGCCGGATATGCGGTCGGCCGTGGCCGACGGCGAGCGGCCGTCGGTCGGCCGGCGGCTCGCGGCGGTCCGGCGCGAGACACGCCGGCGCCGGCTCACCCGGCGCGAGGTGCCGGTCGTCGACTGGTCGCTCGACGCGCCGCTCGCGATGGCGCTCGCGGACGTCTTCGGCTCGTGGGGGCGGTCGCTGTGA